A genomic region of Methanofollis fontis contains the following coding sequences:
- a CDS encoding response regulator: MSGTNQISIMVVEDDGIIAFDIMIRLQELGYPDIEYAMSGEDALHYLSLHPVDLIFMDITLGGNMDGIQTAAAVRGRYGIPVVFLTAHSDISMREKAMDAGPAGYILKPFGDEDLQTAIERALSSVPTQDHIATCV; this comes from the coding sequence ATGTCAGGCACAAACCAGATTTCGATAATGGTGGTGGAGGACGACGGGATTATCGCCTTTGATATCATGATACGGTTGCAGGAGCTGGGATATCCGGATATCGAATATGCCATGAGCGGTGAGGATGCCCTGCACTACCTCTCCCTGCATCCGGTGGACCTGATATTCATGGATATCACCCTTGGCGGCAATATGGACGGGATACAGACCGCTGCCGCCGTCAGGGGGCGTTATGGCATCCCTGTCGTCTTCCTCACCGCCCATTCAGACATCTCCATGCGAGAAAAGGCAATGGATGCCGGACCTGCCGGGTATATCCTCAAGCCATTCGGCGATGAGGATCTCCAGACCGCCATTGAACGGGCACTCTCCTCTGTTCCGACACAAGACCATATTGCAACATGTGTGTAG
- a CDS encoding universal stress protein, whose product MKILALIDGSKWSHKGALHATAIGKKKGADVVLFSVLDRREARTMAFNYCTQSDQCEIIGTYEQNIWQDMQKNIQTELDSIQGFCSREGCRCTTKITEGDRRDEIVREIREGGYGLVVMGAYGRSGKAQIGSCLGEICGDIDVPALIVR is encoded by the coding sequence ATGAAAATACTGGCATTAATCGACGGATCAAAGTGGAGCCACAAGGGTGCACTGCACGCCACCGCAATCGGAAAGAAGAAAGGGGCAGATGTAGTGCTCTTTTCAGTGCTCGACCGGCGCGAGGCGCGGACGATGGCCTTCAACTACTGCACGCAGAGCGATCAGTGCGAGATCATCGGCACCTATGAGCAGAACATCTGGCAGGATATGCAGAAGAACATACAGACCGAGCTGGACTCAATCCAGGGGTTCTGCAGCCGCGAGGGGTGCCGCTGCACCACAAAGATCACCGAGGGCGACCGGCGGGACGAGATCGTCCGCGAGATCCGGGAGGGCGGTTACGGGCTGGTGGTGATGGGCGCCTACGGGCGGAGTGGGAAGGCCCAGATCGGCAGCTGCCTCGGTGAGATCTGCGGCGATATCGATGTACCGGCACTGATTGTCCGGTGA
- the nadX gene encoding aspartate dehydrogenase produces MLTIGLLGCGNIGNIIVKNHVGVEIVALFDQMPGRAEELGRLCGARAFANIEEFFNQEFDIVVEAASVSAAHQYAMAALEHGKDLVVMSVGAFADEGFREDLNDLARRLGRRIYVPSGAIFGLDNLKIGQISGISKLLLRSTKNPRSLNMETTERTLLFSGQANECIRHYPKNTNVSVALELAAGRPVEVELWADPAVDRNVHEIIIEGDFGEATITVRNRTSPDNPATSYLAALSIVTLLKNLAEPMRVGT; encoded by the coding sequence ATGCTCACGATAGGTCTGCTGGGGTGCGGCAATATCGGGAATATAATTGTTAAAAATCATGTCGGAGTGGAAATTGTCGCCCTTTTCGATCAGATGCCCGGACGCGCCGAGGAACTGGGTCGCCTCTGCGGAGCCAGGGCGTTTGCCAATATTGAGGAATTTTTCAACCAGGAATTCGATATCGTCGTCGAGGCAGCATCGGTCTCGGCTGCCCACCAATATGCCATGGCGGCCCTTGAGCACGGGAAGGACCTGGTGGTCATGAGTGTCGGCGCCTTCGCCGACGAGGGGTTCAGGGAGGACCTCAATGACCTGGCCAGACGCCTCGGGCGCCGGATCTATGTGCCGAGCGGCGCCATCTTTGGCCTCGACAACCTGAAAATCGGGCAGATCTCCGGGATCAGCAAACTCCTCCTCCGCTCCACAAAAAACCCCCGCTCCCTCAATATGGAGACCACGGAACGCACCCTCCTCTTCTCCGGGCAGGCGAACGAGTGCATCAGGCACTATCCCAAGAACACCAATGTTTCGGTCGCACTCGAACTGGCGGCCGGTCGTCCGGTCGAGGTGGAGCTCTGGGCCGATCCGGCCGTGGACCGGAACGTGCACGAGATCATCATCGAGGGCGATTTCGGGGAGGCCACCATCACCGTCAGGAACCGGACCAGTCCTGATAACCCGGCGACGAGTTATCTTGCCGCCCTCTCCATCGTCACCCTCCTGAAAAACCTTGCCGAACCGATGCGGGTGGGCACATGA
- a CDS encoding FIST signal transduction protein, producing the protein MYIDDTEIDSIAERCRDEPTTDDTSFMILLGEESATNIENMISELKYDGISFFGGVFPGLVHGSGKDGGGAIIIPLPTIGRPSLIREINRPERDLSCLRPPEIGMPEKRTACILIDGLASNVTDFLSSVLNRIGDAVHYIGGGAGFSDFQQRPCIFTNEGIAENAAVVAIIDHQSTLGVRHGWERLEGPFVATKTEENRIKELNWASPFEVYSQSIYSDSDQEITHEGFFDMAKGYPFGIYSEGNEDIVRDPFAVDGDDLVCVGEIPENAILHLLKGSDSSLIEAAGRATADSLPPPGAAIRHILVMDCISRVLYLEDRFVDELAVMHRTVGARGGGIVPEGALSIGEIASYADGLPAFFNKTVVVGSLYD; encoded by the coding sequence ATGTATATTGATGACACTGAGATCGATTCGATTGCCGAGCGGTGCAGGGATGAACCCACTACAGATGATACATCCTTCATGATCCTTCTTGGAGAAGAGAGCGCCACGAATATCGAAAATATGATATCGGAACTGAAATACGACGGCATTTCGTTTTTTGGAGGGGTGTTTCCGGGACTGGTCCACGGGAGCGGGAAAGATGGTGGAGGCGCCATCATCATCCCGCTTCCCACCATCGGACGACCATCCCTCATCCGGGAGATCAACCGTCCGGAAAGGGATCTATCGTGCCTGAGACCACCGGAGATCGGGATGCCGGAAAAAAGGACGGCATGCATACTGATTGATGGTCTTGCATCAAATGTGACAGATTTTCTTTCCTCTGTCCTGAACCGGATCGGCGATGCTGTCCATTATATCGGTGGAGGGGCGGGATTTTCAGATTTTCAACAACGCCCGTGTATTTTTACCAACGAAGGAATCGCCGAGAACGCCGCCGTTGTCGCCATCATCGATCACCAGAGCACGCTCGGGGTCAGGCATGGGTGGGAACGACTGGAGGGCCCATTTGTGGCCACAAAAACAGAAGAGAACCGCATAAAGGAACTGAACTGGGCATCTCCATTTGAAGTCTATTCACAGTCGATATACTCTGACTCAGATCAGGAGATCACCCATGAGGGATTTTTCGATATGGCCAAGGGGTATCCATTCGGGATTTACAGCGAGGGAAACGAGGACATCGTGAGGGACCCCTTTGCGGTGGACGGTGACGACCTGGTCTGTGTCGGCGAAATACCGGAAAACGCCATCCTGCACCTGCTCAAGGGGTCGGATTCCTCCCTCATCGAGGCCGCGGGTCGGGCAACCGCCGACAGTCTCCCACCTCCAGGTGCTGCGATCCGGCATATCCTCGTGATGGACTGCATCTCCCGCGTGCTGTATCTGGAGGATCGGTTCGTCGACGAACTTGCGGTGATGCATCGGACAGTGGGTGCGCGGGGTGGAGGGATAGTGCCTGAAGGGGCGCTCAGCATCGGTGAAATTGCCTCATATGCCGACGGACTCCCGGCATTCTTCAATAAAACGGTTGTTGTGGGATCGCTGTATGACTGA
- a CDS encoding HEAT repeat domain-containing protein: MSADTDQCSRSLSEEEESLEGEISEFIRSLGDASLSARWEAISSLVDAGAPAVVALHAALKDPNKYVRWGAAEALGRIGDPRSVAPLIAALKDHDKDVRWKAAISLGGMGAGEAVCPLIVALDDDDPDVRWGAATALGEIGDERAVEYLITALQEKKGPDGRDGIIIALGELRDRRAVAPLVAALEDRNYEIRFEAVKALGKIGDPAALDALICCIKDENWEVRLVAAEAIVRSGGSADLEPLFNLLTDESSDVRRTAAGILGDIGDSGAVDALIAVLRHDEECRYEAAEALGRIGDPCASAPLTQIYDSCDPCVRVAIVNALAQIAAKNR; the protein is encoded by the coding sequence ATGTCCGCAGATACTGACCAGTGTAGCCGATCGCTCTCCGAGGAGGAGGAATCTCTGGAGGGAGAGATCAGTGAGTTCATCCGTTCTCTCGGGGATGCGAGCCTGTCTGCCCGCTGGGAGGCGATTTCCTCCCTTGTGGATGCCGGAGCGCCGGCCGTGGTGGCGCTCCATGCCGCCCTGAAGGATCCGAATAAATATGTCCGCTGGGGTGCCGCCGAGGCCCTCGGCCGGATCGGTGATCCCCGGTCGGTCGCTCCCCTGATTGCGGCGCTGAAGGACCATGACAAGGACGTGCGCTGGAAGGCGGCAATCAGTCTCGGTGGCATGGGGGCGGGAGAGGCGGTCTGCCCCCTCATCGTTGCCCTGGATGACGACGACCCGGACGTCCGCTGGGGGGCTGCAACGGCCCTCGGTGAGATTGGCGATGAGCGGGCAGTCGAATACCTGATCACCGCCCTGCAGGAGAAAAAGGGGCCGGACGGTCGAGACGGGATCATCATCGCCCTCGGTGAACTGCGGGACCGGCGGGCTGTTGCCCCGCTGGTTGCGGCGCTCGAGGATCGCAACTATGAGATCCGGTTCGAGGCGGTCAAGGCGCTTGGCAAGATCGGGGATCCGGCAGCCCTCGATGCCCTGATCTGCTGCATAAAAGATGAGAACTGGGAGGTCAGACTCGTCGCCGCCGAGGCGATCGTGCGGTCCGGCGGATCCGCAGACCTCGAACCCCTCTTCAACCTCCTCACCGACGAATCCTCAGACGTGCGACGGACCGCCGCCGGCATCCTGGGCGATATCGGCGATTCCGGTGCGGTGGACGCCCTCATCGCCGTGCTCAGGCACGACGAGGAATGCCGGTATGAGGCCGCCGAGGCGCTCGGTCGGATCGGTGACCCGTGCGCCAGCGCTCCCCTCACGCAGATCTATGACTCCTGCGACCCCTGTGTGCGGGTGGCGATCGTGAACGCCCTTGCACAGATCGCCGCAAAAAATCGATAA
- the nadA gene encoding quinolinate synthase NadA, protein MKADEIRRMAAEQNAVILAHNYQRPEVQDIADVVGDSLELAIKAKETTADVIVFCGVDFMAETAKILNPGKRVLLPVREATCPLAEALTPEMVREARSRHPGAAVVLYVNSTAECKAEADITCTSANAVGVVRSLEEEEILFGPDANLGCYVQRMVPEKRIIPLPPGGHCPVHQRFSLDDVKQGRERGDAVVCHPECPPEVQQASDLIASTGGMVREAGGHPRWTVLTDAAMTYRLSREFPGGVFHPVEGAECEDMKLTTIDDVLHALRTGEYNVEVDADIAARARRAIERMIAIRR, encoded by the coding sequence ATGAAGGCCGATGAGATCCGGCGCATGGCCGCTGAACAGAATGCGGTGATCCTGGCCCACAACTATCAGCGCCCCGAGGTGCAGGACATCGCCGACGTTGTCGGCGATAGCCTCGAACTGGCCATTAAGGCGAAGGAAACAACGGCAGATGTGATCGTCTTCTGCGGGGTGGATTTCATGGCCGAAACGGCGAAGATCCTCAACCCCGGCAAACGGGTGCTCCTGCCGGTACGGGAGGCCACCTGTCCACTTGCCGAGGCCCTCACCCCGGAGATGGTGCGCGAGGCGCGCTCCCGCCACCCCGGTGCCGCCGTGGTGCTCTATGTGAACTCGACGGCGGAGTGCAAGGCCGAGGCAGACATCACCTGCACCTCGGCAAATGCCGTCGGGGTGGTCCGCTCCCTGGAGGAGGAGGAGATCCTCTTCGGCCCGGACGCAAACCTCGGCTGCTACGTGCAACGGATGGTCCCGGAAAAGCGGATCATCCCCCTGCCGCCCGGCGGCCACTGCCCGGTCCATCAGCGCTTCAGCCTGGATGATGTGAAACAGGGGCGGGAGCGGGGTGACGCCGTCGTCTGCCATCCGGAATGTCCTCCCGAGGTGCAACAGGCCTCCGACCTGATCGCATCCACCGGTGGCATGGTGCGGGAGGCCGGAGGACACCCGAGGTGGACGGTGCTGACCGATGCGGCGATGACCTATCGCCTCAGCCGGGAGTTTCCGGGGGGTGTCTTCCACCCGGTGGAGGGCGCCGAGTGTGAGGATATGAAATTGACGACGATCGACGACGTCCTCCATGCCCTCCGCACCGGCGAATATAATGTGGAGGTCGACGCCGATATCGCCGCGCGGGCCCGCCGCGCAATCGAGCGGATGATCGCCATACGGAGGTGA
- a CDS encoding sensor histidine kinase — translation MTEYTPHDAVINSISVLYELSLSVGNSLDLQENCRIFLSALLARKNYSFASVWVFDGEKPEEGEISASLRYANPDFRVKERSLPADSRITSLVSHNMPVTIRSKDPLFSEICTENGITDGSYALFPLGTIGFLKLHSTKSTGVFSAVELRQLGMVMAKFATSLAGCCAHERVLQEIAERKKAERMLHLSEQRYHTIFDHAFDGLVVFDPRTMIVLLANPASLRMYGLPFSKDGFEIEREKIEFNILAFISPEYRDRIISLIQSIQVSGQDQFAESIRTIRPDGEEIWINVAGTKMEYHGKMAILASIRDVSERKQYEDRLQMSLNEKTALLKEVHHRVKNNMQIVSSLLRLQSRLIEDEKTLGYFRDAESRIMAMALVHEKLYRSETMAYVNLKDYASTLAEELIRAHAVHTMIDLETEIETIHVDLDSAIPIGLIINEIVINSIKHAFHSQDHGTISLKIHSTPNRHVAMIISDNGCGMPDPALFQKSQSLGIRLITILVKQLHGSITIDGGCGTRHQITLIPHVLEEGIGVQNPDDRCCEALER, via the coding sequence ATGACTGAATACACCCCTCATGATGCCGTCATCAACAGCATATCGGTGCTGTATGAACTCTCCCTCTCGGTTGGAAATTCCCTGGATCTGCAGGAGAACTGCCGGATATTTCTGAGCGCACTCCTTGCACGAAAAAACTACTCGTTTGCATCGGTCTGGGTTTTCGACGGTGAGAAGCCAGAAGAGGGAGAGATTTCCGCATCGTTGCGATATGCAAACCCGGATTTCAGGGTAAAAGAGCGGAGTCTGCCGGCAGATAGCCGGATCACATCACTGGTATCACATAATATGCCGGTCACGATCCGGAGTAAAGACCCCCTCTTCTCAGAGATCTGCACGGAGAACGGGATCACAGATGGATCGTATGCACTCTTCCCCCTCGGGACCATTGGATTTCTGAAACTCCACTCAACGAAGAGCACAGGGGTGTTCAGCGCGGTGGAGTTGAGACAACTGGGGATGGTCATGGCAAAATTCGCCACTTCACTCGCTGGATGCTGTGCACATGAACGGGTGCTTCAGGAGATAGCAGAACGGAAAAAAGCGGAAAGAATGCTTCATCTCAGTGAACAACGTTACCATACCATCTTTGACCATGCCTTCGACGGACTTGTTGTATTTGATCCCCGAACCATGATCGTGCTGCTGGCGAATCCAGCGTCGTTGAGAATGTATGGTCTCCCCTTTTCAAAAGACGGTTTTGAAATCGAAAGGGAGAAAATCGAGTTCAATATCCTTGCATTCATCTCTCCCGAATACCGGGACCGCATCATCTCCCTCATCCAGTCAATCCAGGTTTCAGGACAGGACCAGTTTGCAGAGAGCATCCGAACCATCCGGCCTGACGGAGAAGAGATCTGGATCAATGTGGCCGGGACAAAAATGGAATATCATGGAAAAATGGCGATACTTGCATCAATACGAGACGTTTCAGAGAGAAAGCAGTATGAAGACCGTCTGCAGATGTCATTGAATGAAAAAACCGCCCTGCTCAAAGAGGTCCATCATCGCGTGAAAAACAACATGCAGATCGTTTCAAGTCTCCTTCGCCTCCAATCACGATTGATAGAAGACGAAAAAACGCTCGGATATTTCAGGGATGCCGAAAGCAGGATCATGGCGATGGCGCTGGTCCACGAGAAACTCTATCGCTCAGAAACAATGGCATACGTGAACCTCAAGGATTATGCCAGCACCCTTGCTGAAGAACTGATCCGGGCCCATGCCGTCCATACAATGATCGATCTGGAGACCGAGATCGAAACGATTCATGTGGACCTGGACTCGGCGATCCCGATCGGTCTCATCATCAATGAGATCGTCATAAACAGCATCAAACATGCCTTCCACTCGCAGGACCACGGGACGATCTCACTGAAGATACACAGCACACCAAACAGGCATGTGGCCATGATAATCTCTGATAACGGTTGCGGCATGCCCGATCCCGCTCTCTTCCAGAAGTCCCAGTCACTTGGCATCCGTCTGATCACGATCCTGGTGAAGCAGCTCCATGGCAGTATCACCATCGATGGGGGGTGCGGGACCAGACATCAGATCACGCTGATACCGCATGTGCTGGAGGAGGGGATCGGCGTTCAAAACCCGGACGACCGATGCTGCGAGGCGCTGGAGAGATGA
- a CDS encoding universal stress protein produces MGYFTSLLQRKFKDVAGKRYETVVKEYREFLLTEEEMMLPEIHSILMPLDYFVQEIPPALFDILSAYEGATVSVVYIIDMEVIRIVEDTLDEAAIAEFRRKREAYGNDILDRATEALETAGLTVKSRMFSGKKFDHVIQLAGDHDLIAVSKRFAATMTDVAPVSPVTMKLAQMVTTPMIVY; encoded by the coding sequence ATGGGGTATTTTACTTCATTGCTGCAGAGGAAGTTCAAGGACGTAGCCGGGAAACGCTATGAAACAGTGGTGAAGGAGTACAGGGAGTTCCTGCTCACCGAGGAGGAGATGATGCTCCCCGAGATTCACAGCATCCTGATGCCCCTGGACTATTTCGTCCAGGAGATCCCGCCGGCACTCTTTGACATCCTCTCCGCATACGAGGGAGCGACGGTATCGGTCGTCTATATCATCGATATGGAGGTGATCCGTATCGTCGAGGACACACTCGACGAGGCGGCGATCGCCGAGTTCAGGCGGAAAAGAGAGGCATATGGCAACGATATCCTGGACCGGGCGACCGAAGCCCTGGAGACCGCCGGCCTCACGGTGAAGAGCCGCATGTTCTCCGGAAAGAAGTTCGACCATGTCATCCAGCTCGCCGGCGATCATGACCTGATCGCCGTTTCAAAGCGTTTTGCCGCCACAATGACTGATGTCGCCCCGGTCAGCCCGGTCACAATGAAGCTGGCACAGATGGTGACGACACCGATGATCGTCTACTGA
- a CDS encoding MiaB/RimO family radical SAM methylthiotransferase, with the protein MERLRDRRVYIETYGCTYNHADTGWLIGILEGQGCTVTADPAKADAVVINTCTVVGWTERHMLRRIRRYADRPLFVTGCMPVVQAHLIHDAAPDAVLIMPEEIRGRSTAACTGVREGIGIVQVAAGCTGSCAYCITRFARGPLWSRAADEICREVTALVAGGVVEVQVTGQDVSAWGRDTGDELPSLIDAISAVPGDFRLRLGMMNPATAIPIAGDLSRAIMEGKVYAFVHLPVQSGSDAVLEAMNRGYTAGEFESLVATLRRDVPGIRISTDFITGFPTESDEDFTASLDLLRRVRPEKVNVTRYSPRPGTPAAALKPWPERIAKERSRLLDAAAKEIYREQNAEFVGRRCEVTVTCRKRNGSVVGRDDAYREVILQGEFRPGERLCAEITGNRTVYLTGRATASK; encoded by the coding sequence ATGGAAAGGCTACGCGATCGGCGGGTATATATCGAGACCTACGGGTGCACCTACAACCATGCCGACACCGGATGGTTGATCGGGATCCTGGAGGGGCAGGGCTGCACCGTCACCGCCGATCCGGCAAAGGCCGATGCCGTGGTCATCAACACCTGCACGGTGGTCGGGTGGACGGAGCGGCATATGCTCAGGCGGATCCGGAGGTATGCAGACCGCCCCCTCTTCGTCACCGGGTGCATGCCGGTGGTCCAGGCACACCTGATCCATGACGCTGCGCCCGATGCCGTGCTCATCATGCCCGAAGAGATCAGAGGACGGAGCACCGCAGCCTGCACCGGCGTTCGGGAGGGGATCGGGATCGTCCAGGTCGCCGCCGGGTGCACGGGATCGTGCGCCTACTGCATCACCCGTTTTGCGCGGGGGCCCCTCTGGAGCAGGGCGGCAGATGAGATCTGCCGGGAGGTGACGGCCCTGGTCGCCGGCGGGGTGGTGGAGGTGCAGGTGACCGGGCAGGACGTCAGCGCATGGGGCCGGGACACCGGCGACGAACTCCCCTCTCTTATCGATGCAATCTCAGCAGTTCCGGGTGATTTCCGCCTGAGGCTCGGGATGATGAACCCGGCAACGGCGATACCGATTGCAGGGGATCTCTCCCGCGCCATCATGGAGGGGAAGGTATATGCCTTCGTCCACCTGCCGGTGCAGTCAGGGTCAGACGCCGTTCTGGAGGCGATGAACCGCGGCTATACGGCGGGGGAGTTTGAATCCCTGGTCGCCACCCTCCGCCGGGATGTGCCCGGGATCCGCATCTCCACCGATTTCATCACGGGCTTTCCGACCGAGAGCGACGAGGACTTCACCGCAAGCCTGGACCTGCTCAGACGGGTGCGCCCGGAAAAGGTGAATGTCACCCGCTACTCGCCGCGGCCCGGGACGCCTGCGGCGGCGTTGAAACCCTGGCCCGAGCGGATCGCGAAGGAGCGATCGCGCCTGCTGGATGCCGCCGCAAAGGAGATCTACCGTGAGCAGAATGCAGAATTCGTCGGGCGGCGCTGTGAGGTGACGGTCACCTGCCGGAAGCGGAACGGTTCGGTGGTGGGGCGGGATGATGCCTACCGGGAGGTGATCCTTCAGGGGGAGTTCAGACCGGGCGAACGCCTCTGTGCGGAGATCACCGGCAACCGCACGGTCTACCTCACCGGGCGGGCCACAGCATCAAAATAG
- a CDS encoding ArsB/NhaD family transporter has product MNAELLAIGVFIVTYALIIDERIHRAVAALAGASVIVFAQIVPWEKIPEYLDLGTIFLLMGMMIIVNTARNSGLFEYIAIRTAKLAKGSPMGVLILFSIVTAVVSAFLDNVTTVLLLTPMLLYIAKLMKLNPVPFLLSEIFASNVGGAATLIGDPPNIMIASAAGLSFNEFLINMGPVVIVDMVIMLGMLYLIYGKTLRVRPEEQAKIVKTIDALDERAAILDRSLFNKSVITILLVVVLFFVHSQLGLEPAIIAMTGAAIILFWSRAPPEEIFERIEWPALFFFGGLFIIVGALVETGLITQIAEFVTEHVSSTGEAMIIIAWFAAFASAIVDNIPLTATLIPLIKDMGTTMDIYPLWWALSLGACMGGNGTAIAASANVVVVGIAEREGISISFIEFLKMGMLILVVTVAIGLGILLLFYT; this is encoded by the coding sequence ATGAATGCAGAACTGCTGGCAATCGGGGTATTCATCGTTACCTATGCCCTGATCATCGACGAACGCATCCACCGCGCCGTTGCCGCCCTCGCAGGCGCCTCCGTGATCGTGTTTGCACAGATCGTGCCCTGGGAGAAGATCCCCGAGTACCTCGATCTCGGCACCATCTTCCTGCTGATGGGCATGATGATCATCGTCAACACCGCACGCAACAGCGGACTCTTCGAGTACATCGCCATCAGGACGGCAAAACTCGCAAAGGGATCACCGATGGGGGTGCTGATCCTCTTCTCCATCGTGACAGCGGTCGTCTCCGCATTCCTGGACAACGTGACGACCGTCCTCCTCCTCACACCGATGCTCCTCTATATCGCCAAACTGATGAAACTCAATCCCGTCCCATTCCTCCTCTCCGAAATCTTCGCATCCAATGTCGGCGGAGCGGCGACCCTCATCGGCGACCCCCCCAACATCATGATCGCGTCGGCCGCGGGTCTCTCCTTCAACGAGTTCCTGATCAATATGGGACCGGTCGTGATCGTGGACATGGTGATCATGCTCGGCATGCTCTACCTGATCTATGGCAAGACACTGCGGGTGCGCCCTGAGGAGCAGGCGAAGATCGTGAAGACAATCGACGCACTCGACGAACGGGCGGCGATCCTGGACCGCTCCCTCTTCAACAAGTCGGTGATCACGATCCTGCTCGTGGTCGTGCTCTTCTTCGTCCACAGTCAACTCGGGCTGGAACCGGCGATCATCGCCATGACCGGCGCCGCAATCATCCTGTTCTGGAGCAGGGCGCCGCCCGAGGAGATCTTCGAGCGGATCGAATGGCCCGCCCTCTTCTTCTTCGGCGGACTCTTCATCATCGTCGGCGCACTGGTCGAGACCGGACTGATCACGCAGATCGCAGAGTTCGTCACCGAACATGTCTCCTCGACCGGCGAGGCGATGATCATCATCGCCTGGTTCGCGGCGTTTGCCTCGGCGATCGTGGACAACATCCCGCTCACCGCCACCCTCATCCCGCTGATCAAGGATATGGGGACCACGATGGACATCTACCCGCTCTGGTGGGCGCTCTCCCTGGGGGCATGCATGGGCGGGAACGGCACCGCCATTGCCGCATCCGCCAATGTCGTCGTGGTGGGGATCGCCGAGCGTGAGGGCATTTCCATCAGTTTCATCGAATTTCTGAAGATGGGCATGCTCATCCTGGTGGTGACCGTCGCCATTGGTCTCGGCATCCTGCTGCTGTTCTATACCTGA
- the nadC gene encoding carboxylating nicotinate-nucleotide diphosphorylase: MIDRAHLIAFLEEDAPYGDITSESVIPVNTTAEAVVVVRERAVVAGLEEASFLFRHLGAVVAEGAADGDDVEGGAVLLRISGSARAILYAERTALNLIGRMSGIATATRAAVRVVEAAAPGVRVASTRKTCPGLRLLDKKAVVLGGGVAHRSCLSDMVLIKDNHLAIVGLEDAIRRARQGCPYHRIEAEVECPGDAVRAARAGADIVLLDNMSPEEVQESVAALHTDGLRERVLLEISGGVTSDTLNAYAASGADLISMGMLTHSVRNVDVSLDIVRTG; the protein is encoded by the coding sequence GTGATCGACCGTGCGCACCTGATCGCATTTCTCGAAGAGGACGCTCCCTATGGTGATATCACCTCCGAATCGGTGATACCGGTTAACACTACGGCGGAGGCGGTTGTCGTCGTCAGGGAGCGGGCAGTTGTTGCCGGTCTTGAGGAGGCCTCGTTTCTCTTCCGTCACCTCGGCGCCGTTGTGGCCGAAGGTGCCGCCGACGGCGACGATGTGGAGGGCGGTGCCGTGCTGCTCAGGATCTCGGGGTCGGCACGGGCGATCCTGTATGCCGAACGGACGGCCCTGAACCTGATCGGGAGGATGAGCGGCATCGCCACCGCCACGCGGGCGGCGGTGCGGGTGGTGGAGGCGGCGGCGCCCGGGGTGCGGGTGGCCTCTACCCGCAAGACCTGCCCTGGTCTCCGTCTCCTCGACAAAAAGGCCGTGGTCCTCGGTGGAGGCGTGGCACACCGCTCCTGTCTCTCCGATATGGTGCTGATCAAGGACAACCACCTCGCCATCGTCGGGCTGGAGGATGCGATCCGCCGGGCGCGGCAGGGCTGCCCCTACCACCGGATCGAGGCCGAGGTGGAGTGCCCCGGAGATGCGGTGCGTGCGGCCCGCGCCGGCGCCGACATCGTGCTCCTGGACAATATGTCCCCTGAGGAGGTGCAGGAGAGCGTGGCGGCGCTTCATACCGACGGACTGCGCGAGCGGGTGCTGCTGGAGATCTCGGGCGGTGTAACCTCCGATACCCTGAACGCCTATGCCGCATCGGGTGCGGACCTGATCAGCATGGGCATGCTGACGCACTCGGTCCGAAACGTCGATGTCAGTCTTGATATCGTCCGGACCGGGTAG